The Methanosarcina acetivorans C2A genome includes the window GACCTTACAGGAAAAGCTGTCGGGGAAGTCGAGCTCCCTGCAGTGTTTGATGCAGACTACCGCCCTGACCTGATTAAAAAGGCAGTGCTCGCAGCCCAGGCAAACAGGCTTCAGCCCTACGGTCCCCGCCTCTACTCAGGCATGGAGACATCGGCAAGAGGCTGGGGTTCCGGAAGGGGAGTGTCCCATGTCCCGAGGCTCGTAAACAGCAGCAGGGCTGCAAGAGTCCCGCATGCTAAGGGCGGAAGGAGAGCTCACCCGCCAAAACCGGAAGCCGACAGGAGCGAGAAGGTCAACACAAAAGAGCGCCGCTATGCAATCCGCTCTGCAATCGCAGCAACAACAGACCCTACCCTTGTAAGCCTGAGAGGGCACATTTTTGAAGCCGAACTTCCCATTGTCGCAGTAAACGACCTTGAAAGTCTCGAGCGGACAAAGCAGGTAATCGAGTTTCTCGAAGCTGCTGGGCTCTATGAAGACGTACTCAGGGCAAAATACGGGAGGCACATCCGGGCAGGCCGCGGAAAGCTCAGAGGCAGGAAATACAAGCACAAAAAGAGCGTCCTGATCGTTGCAGGAGAAAACACTCCTATCCTGAAAGCGGCAAGAAACCTTTCCGGAGTAGACGTCGTAACAGTGGACTCACTGAATGCCGAACTGCTCGCACCTGGCACTCACGCAGGTCGCCT containing:
- the rpl4p gene encoding 50S ribosomal protein L4 yields the protein MATAKTIDLTGKAVGEVELPAVFDADYRPDLIKKAVLAAQANRLQPYGPRLYSGMETSARGWGSGRGVSHVPRLVNSSRAARVPHAKGGRRAHPPKPEADRSEKVNTKERRYAIRSAIAATTDPTLVSLRGHIFEAELPIVAVNDLESLERTKQVIEFLEAAGLYEDVLRAKYGRHIRAGRGKLRGRKYKHKKSVLIVAGENTPILKAARNLSGVDVVTVDSLNAELLAPGTHAGRLTVWTESAIGKLEGAFQ